A region from the Kazachstania africana CBS 2517 chromosome 11, complete genome genome encodes:
- the ERV46 gene encoding retrograde cargo receptor ERV46 (similar to Saccharomyces cerevisiae ERV46 (YAL042W); ancestral locus Anc_7.31) → MRRSKLLVFDAFNKTEEDVRVRTNTGGLISIGCVVLTCFLLLREWYQFNEIITRPKLVVDRDHDLELDLNFDITFPSISCDLLTLDILDDAGDLQLDLLESGLTKTRVDSNGVSLTTESFNIGNEALIKRDFPQDYCGSCYGALDQGKNDELNANEKVCCQTCEDVHDAYLNIGWAFYDGKNIEQCETEGYVDRINEHLNEGCRVQGSARLNRVQGNIHFAPGKSYQDYSRRNSFATHFHDTSLYDKTHSLSFNHIIHHFSFGKPIENSYVNNHNEGLSKISTNPLDGRKVFPDRDSHFIQYSYFAEIVPTRYEYLNNKSDPVETTQFSATFHSRPLRGGRDEDHPTTLHQRGGIPGLFIYFETSPLKVINKEQYSQAWSTFLLNCITTIGGILAVGTSFDKITYKAQRTIWGKKNK, encoded by the coding sequence ATGAGACGGTCAAAGCTGCTGGTATTTGATGCTTTTAATAAGACGGAGGAAGACGTGCGTGTTCGTACGAATACTGGTGGGTTGATCTCTATCGGGTGTGTCGTACTGACGTGTTTTCTGCTACTGAGAGAATGGTACCAgttcaatgaaatcatcACAAGACCCAAGTTGGTTGTCGATAGAGACCATGATTTGGAATTGGACTTGAATTTTGACATTACTTTCCCATCCATATCCTGTGACCTATTAACTTTGGATATATTGGACGATGCTGGTGATCTTCAACTAGATCTCTTGGAATCAGGTTTAACAAAGACAAGAGTCGATTCGAATGGTGTATCATTGACCACAGAGAGTTTTAATATCGGGAACGAGGCTCTAATTAAGAGAGATTTCCCTCAGGATTACTGTGGCTCCTGCTACGGTGCTTTGGATCAAGGTAAAAATGACGAATTGAatgcaaatgaaaaagtgTGTTGCCAGACTTGTGAAGACGTTCATGATGCATACTTGAACATCGGATGGGCCTTTTACGATGGTAAGAACATCGAACAATGTGAAACGGAAGGTTACGTCGATAGGATTAACGAACATCTTAATGAAGGTTGTAGAGTTCAAGGCAGTGCCAGATTGAACAGGGTTCAAGGTAATATCCATTTTGCTCCCGGCAAATCGTACCAGgattattcaagaagaaactCATTCGCTACCCATTTTCATGACACGTCATTGTACGATAAGACACATAGTTTGAGTTTCAATCACATTATACACCATTTCAGTTTCGGTAAACCAATCGAAAACTCTTACGTTAACAACCACAACGAAGGCCTATCAAAGATTTCTACTAATCCATTAGATGGACGTAAAGTATTCCCAGACCGTGACAGTCATTTCATTCAGTATTCATATTTCGCAGAAATTGTCCCCACAAGGTACGAATACTTGAACAACAAGAGCGATCCCGTAGAAACCACTCAGTTCAGCGCAACGTTCCATTCGAGGCCTCTAAGAGGTGGTAGGGACGAAGACCATCCAACAACTTTGCATCAACGAGGTGGCATACCGGGTCTTTTCAtctattttgaaacttctCCATTGAAGGTCATCAACAAAGAACAATATTCTCAAGCATGGTCTACGTTCCTCTTAAACTGTATCACCACCATCGGTGGTATCCTAGCAGTGGGGACATCATTCGATAAAATTACATACAAAGCTCAAAGAACAATCTGGggcaagaaaaataagtAA